One Hordeum vulgare subsp. vulgare chromosome 4H, MorexV3_pseudomolecules_assembly, whole genome shotgun sequence DNA window includes the following coding sequences:
- the LOC123450545 gene encoding uncharacterized protein LOC123450545, whose translation MAVIVRAIVSKRRPRITYGPMHERDQIRYDYLNQKKWQRDVLCKNMLRFERAAFFNLCAIMRDRKLLGDSPHVSVEQQLAMFLHTIGHNLRNRLVSAIFCRSYGTTSIYFRKALHAIGKLHNDYKRPPSFENPAKIDGNRRFDPYFKDCIGAIDGTHVRVGVTKAVEHSFRGRKAFITQNVMAAVDFDLRFTYVLAGWEGSAHDATILADALTRERGLQVPPGKFYLVDAGYGAKPGYLPPFRGVRYHLNEWGNNRDQNDKELFNLRHSSLRVMVERAFGYLKRRFKILDDAKPFFTFSVQVDIVIDCCVLHNYALSQGIDEFIIPQVTWTTRPIRTSRQQAKMESVEVTAASASLERARIIVSTNSMMKTMLGFWLVLLLMWTSSGYGDVYHRQCFAVLNERVKLSVRGDQVKYLLKKWRKIWGRVFNLKNLSGVVWDKDICTIRLSEVHYRRHCMTYKGDASPAVPPERPPKRLFNCRR comes from the exons ATGGCAGTAATTGTTCGGGCTATAGTAAGTAAGAGAAGACCACGTATTACCTATGGCCCAATGCATGAAAGAGATCAAATTAGATACGATTATCTAAACCAAAAAAAATGGCAAAGAGATGTCTTATGTAAAAACATGCTAAGGTTTGAAAGAGCTGCGTTTTTCAACTTGTGTGCGATAATGAGGGATCGCAAGTTGCTAGGAGATAGTCCACATGTTAGCGTGGAGCAACAATTAGCAATGTTTTTGCATACAATTGGGCATAACCTTCGGAATAGGCTGGTGTCAGCCATTTTTTGTAGATCATATGGCACAACCAGCATATACTTTAGAAAGGCTCTTCATGCCATAGGCAAGCTTCATAATGATTATAAACGACCACCATCATTTGAGAACCCCGCAAAAATTGACGGAAATCGTCGATTTGACCCATATTTTAAG GATTGTATTGGAGCTATAGATGGTACACATGTGCGAGTAGGTGTTACCAAAGCTGTCGAACATTCTTTTCGTGGTAGGAAGGCCTTTATAACCCAAAATGTGATGGCAGCGGTAGATTTTGATCTCCGCTTCACATATGTGTTGGCTGGTTGGGAGGGGTCAGCCCACGATGCGACCATTTTAGCTGATGCATTAACGCGCGAGAGAGGCTTACAAGTACCACCAG GAAAGTTCTACCTAGTTGACGCCGGTTACGGGGCCAAGCCCGGGTATTTACCACCTTTTCGTGGTGTGAGATACCATTTGAATGAGTGGGGCAACAATCGAGACCAAAATGATAAGGAGCTATTCAACCTTAG GCACTCTTCTCTACGGGTGATGGTAGAGAGGGCTTTTGGATATCTCAAGAGGCGTTTCAAAATTTTAGATGATGCCAAACCATTCTTTACTTTCTCAGTACAAGTTGACATTGTTATAGATTGTTGTGTTCTTCACAATTATGCACTATCACAAGGGATTGATGAATTTATTATACCACAAGTGACATGGACCACCCGACCAATTCGAACATCAAGACAACAAGCAA AAATGGAGAGTGTTGAAGTCACCGCTGCAAGTGCAAGCTTGGAGAGAGCCAGGATCATCGTGTCgaccaattccatgatgaaaaCCATGCTGGGTTTTTGGCTGGTATTGTTACTGATGTGGACTTCAAGTGGATATGGAGATGTTTACCATAGACAATGTTTTGCTGTTCTGAACGAGCGAGTCAAGCTTTCTGTCCGTGGAGATCAAGTCAAATACCTTCTCAAGAAGTGGAGGAAGATTTGGGGAAGGGtattcaacttgaagaattta